A genomic stretch from Capricornis sumatraensis isolate serow.1 chromosome 4, serow.2, whole genome shotgun sequence includes:
- the PMCH gene encoding pro-MCH, protein MAKMNFSSYILILTFSLLSQGISLSASKSIRNLEDDMVFKTLRLGKAFQKEDTTEKSIVVPSLEQYKNDESSFMNDEENKNSKNAGSKHNFLNHGLPLNLAIKPYLALKGSVAFPAENEVQNTESTQEKREIGDEENSAKFPIGRRDFDMLRCMLGRVYRPCWQV, encoded by the exons ATGGCAAAAATGAATTTCTCTTCCTACATATTAATACtaactttttctttgctttctcaagGCATTTCACTTTCAGCATCCAAGTCGATAAGAAATTTAGAAGATGACATGGTATTTAAAACGTTGAGGCTGGGGAAAGCCTTTCAGAAGGAAGATACCACAGAAAAATCAATTGTTGTCCCTTCCCTGGAGCAATATAAAAATGATGAGAGCAGTTTCATGaatgatgaagaaaacaaaaattcaaag AATGCAGGTTCCAAACATAATTTCTTAAATCATGGCCTGCCACTGAATCTGGCTATAAAACCTTATCTTGCACTAAAAGGATCTGTAGCTTTTCCAGCTGAGAATGAAGTTCAAAATACTGAATCAAcacaagaaaagagagaaattggGGATGAAGAAAACTCAGCTAAATTTCCTATAGGAAGGAGAGATTTTGACA tgctCAGGTGTATGCTGGGAAGAGTCTATCGACCTTGTTGGCAAGTCTGA